A genomic region of Methanobacterium sp. SMA-27 contains the following coding sequences:
- a CDS encoding DUF169 domain-containing protein, producing the protein MDFKEQSKLFKQTFGLKYEPLAISFTNDEVTSGKYEKTSICRALKLAAKGESFLIDENVSTCPGGSKYCGFTEVTSHDQKRRLQKFLTKGEKLTGSIVSFERMQKLTTEPPTGLADRIVMTPLDKAEMRPDMILFQCNPEQACRLISLDTYWDGVSPKQQLIGALCNTAISYTIMTGNTNVSMGDWTARNHQKFDTDITFVSIPYERINNLIEAIPLCSAGEAAAVIPEEFQPD; encoded by the coding sequence ATGGATTTCAAAGAACAATCAAAACTTTTTAAACAAACTTTTGGATTGAAATATGAACCATTGGCAATATCATTTACCAATGATGAAGTAACAAGTGGTAAATATGAAAAAACATCCATCTGCAGAGCTTTAAAACTTGCAGCAAAGGGAGAAAGTTTTTTAATCGATGAAAATGTTTCAACATGTCCCGGTGGAAGCAAGTACTGTGGATTCACCGAGGTAACTTCCCATGACCAGAAAAGGAGACTGCAAAAATTCTTAACCAAGGGAGAGAAACTCACAGGATCCATAGTATCATTTGAGAGAATGCAGAAACTCACAACAGAACCGCCCACAGGACTTGCAGATAGGATTGTAATGACTCCATTAGATAAAGCTGAAATGAGGCCGGATATGATACTTTTCCAATGTAACCCTGAACAAGCATGTCGACTCATATCATTAGACACATACTGGGATGGAGTATCACCAAAACAACAATTGATCGGTGCATTATGCAATACAGCAATCTCATACACCATCATGACAGGAAATACCAATGTATCCATGGGAGATTGGACAGCAAGAAACCACCAAAAATTCGATACAGACATTACCTTTGTATCAATACCATACGAACGGATAAACAACTTAATAGAAGCCATACCTCTATGCTCAGCTGGAGAAGCAGCAGCAGTCATCCCAGAAGAATTCCAACCAGATTGA